One genomic window of Desulfotignum phosphitoxidans DSM 13687 includes the following:
- a CDS encoding ATP-binding protein, whose translation MMYRSAEANLETWINKSNRKPLVIRGARQVGKSTLVRQFAKKLKKTLIEINLERHLFLDDIFKTLDTDSALREIEALSGIPVTTPGAILFLDEIQSTPHALQLLRYLYEEKKELPVIAAGSLLEFTLADHSFSMPVGRIEYMHLGPMTFTEFLRAAEPALTRYVEEFSMTSSLPAAAHEKLKKAQRKYVFTGGMPEAVQAWCESGSLKDVGDVHRSISETYEDDFSKYAQSRQLVLMQRVFRTIPRIVGNKVKYSNISREHPSGKIKEILDLLSKAKICHRVHHSHCSGLPLNSDIKDTVYKLLFMDIGLMNHICGNDWTYLQSFPDRDLVNEGAIAEQFIGQHLLTAQKNSPSLHYWVRQARTANAEIDYVISHGPLIIPIEVKSGKSGSLKSLQQFATKKNISLAVRFDLNPPGLQKTAHGISTENGIETAGFSLLSLPLYLVEALPKVLDEIREQAR comes from the coding sequence ATGATGTATCGTTCGGCAGAAGCCAATCTTGAAACCTGGATCAACAAATCAAACCGGAAACCGCTGGTCATCAGAGGTGCCCGCCAGGTCGGAAAATCCACACTGGTAAGACAATTTGCCAAAAAACTGAAAAAAACCCTGATCGAAATCAATCTGGAACGGCACCTGTTTCTGGATGATATTTTCAAAACCCTTGACACAGATTCTGCTTTAAGAGAAATCGAAGCATTGAGCGGCATACCGGTTACCACCCCCGGCGCTATCCTTTTCCTTGACGAAATTCAATCGACACCGCACGCGCTCCAGCTTCTGCGCTATCTGTATGAAGAAAAAAAAGAATTGCCCGTCATTGCCGCAGGATCACTCCTGGAATTCACCCTTGCGGACCATTCATTTTCAATGCCGGTCGGACGTATCGAATACATGCATCTGGGCCCCATGACGTTCACTGAGTTCCTCCGGGCTGCTGAGCCGGCCTTAACCCGATATGTAGAGGAATTTTCCATGACATCCTCCTTACCGGCGGCAGCCCATGAAAAACTCAAAAAAGCCCAGCGCAAATATGTGTTTACAGGCGGCATGCCGGAAGCCGTGCAGGCCTGGTGTGAAAGCGGCTCCCTCAAAGATGTGGGAGATGTTCACCGGTCCATCTCGGAAACGTATGAAGATGATTTTTCCAAATATGCCCAATCCCGCCAGCTGGTACTCATGCAGAGAGTCTTCAGAACCATCCCGAGAATTGTCGGAAATAAGGTAAAATACAGCAACATCTCCCGGGAGCACCCCTCCGGAAAAATAAAGGAGATCCTGGATCTTTTGTCAAAAGCAAAAATCTGCCACAGGGTGCATCACAGCCATTGTTCCGGTCTTCCATTGAACTCAGACATCAAAGACACGGTTTACAAATTGCTGTTCATGGATATCGGGCTGATGAATCATATCTGCGGCAATGACTGGACCTATCTGCAATCTTTTCCTGACCGTGATCTTGTCAATGAAGGCGCCATTGCCGAACAGTTCATCGGCCAGCACCTTTTGACAGCTCAGAAAAATTCACCATCCCTGCATTACTGGGTCAGACAGGCCAGAACAGCCAATGCAGAAATCGACTATGTCATTTCCCACGGCCCGTTGATCATCCCCATTGAAGTCAAATCGGGAAAAAGCGGATCATTGAAATCGCTGCAACAGTTTGCTACGAAAAAAAACATCTCCCTGGCTGTCAGGTTTGACCTGAATCCCCCGGGCCTCCAGAAAACCGCCCACGGGATCAGCACGGAAAACGGCATTGAAACGGCCGGCTTTTCCCTGCTTTCCCTGCCGTTATACCTGGTGGAAGCACTGCCGAAGGTGTTGGATGAAATCCGGGAACAAGCCCGATAA
- a CDS encoding ribonuclease H-like domain-containing protein, translating into MLINSFIHIPGVGAVTEKRLWTAGLLDWHQVGSVDACDIPARSLMRIAACMAESCEHLDKNNPAYFADHLPAGEHWRFFPQFRKTTAFMDIETTGMDMFGSEITTIALYDGESINYYVQGQNLDAFMEDIGRYNVIVTYNGKTFDVPFIEKYFGIEMAHAHIDLRYVLKSLGYGGGLKMCEKALGLDRGDLDGVDGFFAVLLWREFQQTGNIKALETLLAYNIEDVVNLETLMVLAYNMKLKDTPFSRTHALPMPGIPDIPFKPDRSTIERIRQKFQVNFFQDMDR; encoded by the coding sequence ATGCTGATCAATTCATTTATTCATATACCGGGGGTCGGGGCGGTCACGGAAAAGCGGTTGTGGACGGCGGGGCTGCTGGACTGGCACCAGGTGGGTTCGGTGGATGCCTGTGATATTCCCGCCAGAAGTCTGATGCGCATTGCCGCGTGCATGGCGGAATCCTGTGAGCACTTGGACAAAAACAACCCGGCCTATTTTGCAGATCATCTGCCGGCCGGGGAACACTGGCGGTTTTTTCCGCAGTTCAGGAAAACCACGGCATTCATGGATATCGAAACCACGGGCATGGATATGTTCGGAAGCGAGATCACCACCATTGCCCTGTATGACGGGGAATCCATCAACTATTATGTCCAGGGACAAAATCTGGATGCGTTCATGGAGGATATCGGCCGGTACAACGTAATCGTCACCTACAACGGCAAAACCTTTGATGTGCCGTTTATCGAGAAGTATTTCGGTATTGAAATGGCCCATGCGCATATCGATCTGCGGTATGTGCTGAAAAGCCTGGGATACGGCGGCGGGTTGAAGATGTGTGAAAAAGCCCTGGGCCTGGACCGGGGGGATCTGGACGGGGTGGACGGGTTTTTTGCGGTCCTGTTGTGGCGGGAGTTTCAGCAGACCGGCAATATCAAGGCCCTGGAAACCCTGCTGGCATACAATATCGAGGATGTGGTGAACCTGGAGACCCTGATGGTTCTGGCCTACAACATGAAACTGAAAGATACGCCTTTCAGCCGGACCCATGCCCTGCCCATGCCCGGAATCCCGGACATTCCGTTCAAACCGGACCGGTCAACCATCGAGAGAATCCGGCAGAAGTTTCAGGTGAATTTTTTTCAGGATATGGATCGATGA